In Sciurus carolinensis chromosome 17, mSciCar1.2, whole genome shotgun sequence, one genomic interval encodes:
- the Rpl14 gene encoding 60S ribosomal protein L14 has protein sequence MVFRRFVEVGRVAYVSFGPHAGKLVAIVDVIDQNRALVDGPCTQVRRQAMPFKCMQLTDFILKFPHSARQKYVRQAWQKADINTKWAATRWAKKIDARERKAKMTDFDRYKVMKAKKMRNRIIKNEVKKLQRAAILKASPKKAPVAKAAVAAAAAAAAAAKAKIPAKKMTAAGKKAPAQKAPTQKASGQKAAPPPKAQKGQKTPAQKAPAPKASGKKA, from the exons ATG GTTTTCAGGCGTTTTGTGGAGGTTGGCCGGGTGGCCTACGTCTCCTTTGGGCCTCATGCTGGAAAGCTGGTTGCAATTGTAGATGTTATTGATCAGAACAGG GCTTTGGTTGATGGACCTTGCACTCAGGTAAGGAGACAGGCCATGCCTTTCAAATGTATGCAGCTCACTGATTTCATCCTCAAGTTCCCTCACAG TGCCCGCCAGAAGTATGTTCGACAAGCCTGGCAGAAGGCAGATATCAATACAAAATGGGCAGCCACAAGATGGGCCAAGAAAATTGATGCCAGAGAAAGG aaagCCAAGATGACTGATTTTGATCGCTATAAAGTCATGAAGGCAAAAAAAATG AGGAACAGAATAATCAAGAATGAAGTTAAGAAGCTTCAGAGGGCAGCTATCTTGAAAGCTTCTCCCAAAAAAGCACCTGTTGCTAAGGCTGCAGTTgcagctgcagctgcagcagctgctgctgctaAAGCTAAAATTCCAGCAAAAAAGATGACTGCAGCAGGCAAGAAGGCTCCAGCCCAAAAGGCTCCTACCCAGAAAGCCTCAGGCCAGAAGGCAGCACCGCCTCCTAAAGCTCAGAAGGGTCAGAAAACTCCAGCCCAGAAAGCACCTGCTCCAAAGGCATCTGGAAAGAAAGCATAA